Proteins from a single region of Leuconostoc gasicomitatum LMG 18811:
- a CDS encoding beta-ketoacyl synthase N-terminal-like domain-containing protein, with protein MYEPIAIIGYGVLYPPNSDTVDKFWENIKSGTEGIREVSDEVWDKKYYYDSNKKVSDKTYCKNSGYIDNTGNLSDYFSIFNLDSIKISSLNRTKKMVLYTILQAMVEAKIKLTDIQDSSLIIGNMLGDLDICDYILFKYGEKYFDEIKSEYFENCDELSTLKSEFEDELRKKLDIENLDGMFPSSLISDITKILGINNTSFIVDGACSGSLIAIDEAIKLLQNNETNMCIVTGVLGNMGVTGNIAFSKIGGLSHSKSKPLDVDNDGLTPGEGSGTIIIKLLKEAVKDNDTILGVISGSGVASDGSGQSIYAPSTTGQYLAMKKSLKRANLDITDIDYIEMHATGTPVGDDVELESIVKLCKEADLSHKIKVGSLKSQIGHSFSAAGMANLIKVLKSMESKQYPPTYNFNQLSEKSSKIVENYLTVNVDFLPWKARDEAPRRALINAFGFGGINGNILVEEYITDYHTCKPNLLVDGDTNFSIVGIGIVDENQKNFDECKHDNISNENFIFPFIKFKIPPKILNKIDYSQQIALIAATKAIGDNLAEIDKNKVGVYIGASMGLENAYYSDIRIRSVEYTNALKEALKKNSRNLSNNILNNAELNFKNKFESIEEDSLPGFMDNIIASRISNYHNIQGCNAVYDAGVNSFSTALNQGVLSLINGENDFIVVGGVNGNTMPEYKQVFIKQNHDTMKEDKIKDGACFFVIKRDNDVVPSDEILGRFTKKKSKPITLSIKKNNYLGASGAFEMLSRIKCNPNNLLQEIINDEGSRISVLRLTKNTLYSIVEDTLTKEKIKYLSNDKSELSIVYKDIEDLKRKIKLTKKVIF; from the coding sequence ATGTACGAACCAATTGCGATTATTGGGTATGGGGTTCTGTATCCACCAAACTCAGACACCGTAGATAAATTCTGGGAAAATATTAAATCTGGGACTGAAGGCATTAGAGAGGTTTCAGACGAAGTATGGGACAAAAAATACTACTATGATAGTAATAAAAAAGTTTCAGACAAGACCTATTGCAAAAATAGTGGTTATATTGACAATACTGGAAACTTAAGTGACTATTTCTCAATCTTTAATTTAGATAGTATCAAAATATCTAGTCTAAATAGAACAAAAAAGATGGTTTTGTATACTATCTTACAGGCTATGGTAGAAGCAAAAATTAAGTTAACAGATATACAAGACTCTTCTTTGATTATTGGTAATATGTTAGGAGACTTAGATATTTGTGATTATATTTTATTCAAATATGGAGAAAAATATTTTGATGAAATAAAATCTGAATATTTTGAAAATTGCGACGAACTCTCTACTTTAAAAAGTGAATTTGAAGATGAATTGCGTAAAAAACTTGATATTGAGAATTTAGATGGAATGTTTCCTAGTTCATTAATATCTGACATTACAAAAATATTAGGAATAAATAACACTTCTTTTATTGTTGATGGTGCATGCTCAGGTAGCTTAATCGCAATCGATGAGGCAATTAAACTATTACAAAATAATGAAACAAATATGTGTATAGTCACCGGCGTCCTAGGTAACATGGGTGTAACAGGGAATATAGCATTTTCTAAAATTGGAGGACTGTCACATAGTAAATCAAAACCATTAGATGTGGATAATGATGGATTAACTCCTGGTGAGGGATCAGGTACTATTATTATTAAGTTGCTTAAAGAGGCAGTTAAAGATAACGATACAATTTTAGGGGTTATTAGTGGTAGTGGTGTTGCTAGTGATGGTAGTGGACAATCAATTTACGCGCCAAGTACTACGGGACAGTATTTAGCTATGAAAAAATCTCTCAAAAGAGCTAATTTAGACATCACTGATATTGATTATATTGAAATGCATGCTACGGGTACTCCTGTAGGAGATGATGTCGAGTTAGAATCCATCGTGAAACTTTGCAAGGAGGCTGATTTATCTCATAAAATTAAAGTTGGATCGCTTAAATCTCAGATTGGACATTCTTTTTCCGCTGCTGGTATGGCTAATCTTATAAAAGTTTTAAAAAGCATGGAATCCAAACAATATCCACCTACATATAATTTCAATCAATTATCTGAAAAGTCTTCAAAAATAGTTGAAAATTATCTAACCGTAAATGTTGACTTTCTACCTTGGAAAGCAAGAGATGAAGCGCCACGAAGAGCTCTAATTAATGCGTTTGGTTTTGGTGGCATTAATGGAAATATCTTAGTAGAAGAGTACATTACTGATTACCACACTTGTAAACCAAATCTTTTAGTTGATGGAGACACAAATTTTTCTATTGTTGGTATTGGCATTGTCGACGAAAATCAGAAAAACTTCGATGAATGTAAACATGATAATATTTCAAATGAAAACTTTATATTTCCTTTTATTAAATTTAAGATTCCACCTAAAATACTGAATAAAATTGATTATTCTCAACAGATAGCTTTAATTGCAGCAACAAAAGCAATTGGTGATAATTTAGCTGAAATAGACAAAAATAAAGTAGGAGTTTACATTGGTGCATCTATGGGACTTGAAAATGCCTATTACTCCGATATTAGAATAAGAAGTGTTGAATATACTAATGCCTTAAAGGAAGCCTTAAAGAAGAATAGCCGTAACCTTTCAAATAATATTCTAAATAATGCTGAGTTAAATTTTAAAAATAAATTTGAAAGTATTGAAGAAGACAGTTTACCTGGATTTATGGACAACATCATTGCAAGTAGAATTTCAAATTATCACAATATACAAGGATGTAACGCGGTTTATGATGCTGGGGTAAATTCTTTCTCAACTGCATTAAATCAAGGGGTATTAAGTTTAATTAATGGTGAAAATGATTTCATAGTTGTTGGGGGCGTTAATGGAAATACAATGCCCGAATATAAACAAGTATTTATAAAGCAGAATCACGATACGATGAAAGAAGATAAAATAAAAGATGGAGCATGCTTTTTTGTTATAAAGAGAGACAACGATGTAGTCCCAAGTGATGAAATTTTAGGAAGGTTCACTAAAAAAAAGAGTAAACCAATTACATTGAGTATAAAGAAAAATAATTACCTTGGTGCTAGCGGAGCTTTTGAGATGCTAAGTAGAATAAAATGTAACCCCAATAATTTATTACAAGAAATTATTAACGATGAGGGTTCAAGAATATCAGTATTACGACTTACAAAAAATACATTATATTCAATTGTTGAAGACACATTGACTAAAGAAAAAATAAAATATTTATCAAATGATAAATCCGAACTTTCTATCGTTTATAAAGATATAGAAGATTTGAAAAGAAAGATTAAGTTAACTAAGAAGGTAATATTTTAA
- a CDS encoding helix-turn-helix domain-containing protein: MNFGQKLQTARMNMNLTQQKIADDFFITRQTVSSWENGNSYPDIMTLLKLSDYFGFSIDEILREDKKMRLFLDKKDVKHDLKPVYRSVLLISVILLAIELLDVFGVIKLVGWLGWTIWVVFVLSIRTFEMLSKFDVSNTMGFKYTWQKKLKALLHM; the protein is encoded by the coding sequence ATGAACTTTGGACAAAAATTACAAACTGCACGTATGAATATGAACTTAACGCAACAAAAAATCGCTGATGATTTCTTTATTACTAGGCAAACAGTATCCAGCTGGGAGAACGGCAATAGTTATCCAGATATTATGACATTACTTAAACTAAGTGATTATTTTGGATTTTCGATAGATGAAATATTACGGGAGGACAAAAAAATGCGCTTATTTTTGGACAAGAAAGATGTTAAACATGATTTAAAGCCAGTCTATCGTAGTGTACTATTAATTTCTGTTATCTTATTAGCAATAGAATTGCTAGATGTGTTTGGTGTCATTAAATTAGTAGGATGGCTTGGCTGGACAATTTGGGTTGTATTTGTGCTGAGTATACGTACATTTGAAATGTTAAGCAAATTTGATGTGTCTAACACTATGGGATTTAAATACACTTGGCAAAAAAAATTAAAAGCACTCTTACATATGTAG